One window of Athalia rosae chromosome 4, iyAthRosa1.1, whole genome shotgun sequence genomic DNA carries:
- the LOC105688369 gene encoding dynein axonemal heavy chain 3 isoform X2, which translates to MLELDCTKLNQTIRCILHSLRTEICNHFYTELRVNNQELCTIFEEISDKVSEMPETTQEVIYLYNYLTESRDNTMFNLRSKSAHSVELILFLIDYQPPTNEEILLNTRTLTWPKDMETVMELANTRLNLRKEFVESVLRIRRDNFETRIQYLQTAVDQFKKKDPPVLTMEEMEAGAEEIAEISKQIADIRKEAEEINREEALLDMELSPYMILLTMSSTVDIFNNLWQIITLFHKNYEKWYYGPFRNVNAEEVRDETENTWRTLYKLSRLLSDTPGARRIAEIVKGKVEKFRQFIPLLQTICNPGLQKRHWEQISQVIGIEIIPRESSSLGDMVDFGLPVYIGRLEEISMSATKEYELEKNLRKMQEEWAEVYFELAPYRETGVHILSVVDDIQMLLDDHILKAQTMRGSPYVKAFEYAMQEWEEKLMSMQDIIDQWLYYQSTWMYLEPIFSSEDIMRQMPTEAKNFRVVDKIWRQIMNYVINDRKVTVATSMPDMLKQFKSGNALLDDIQKRLNDYLEKKRLFFPRFFFLSNDELLEILSETKDPERVQPHLKKCFEGISMLRFTKEQEIIGMVSNEEEYVPMSMKIFPADAKGLVEKWLSQVEKFMKVSLRDVAQDSIAAYFNTAREDWIVSWPGQIVICSSQVHWTSEVCESFVGNSVRVYLAHCSSQIDKTVALVRGKLDPGKRVTLNALIVIDVHARDVVKLLCEKQVTVATDFNWISQLRYYWLDDTIVVSMITTEVAYAYEYLGNSPRLVITPLTDRCYRTLMSALKLNLGGAPEGPAGTGKTETTKDLAKAVAKQCVVFNCSDGLDYKSMGKFFKGLAQSGAWACFDEFNRIELEVLSVIAQQILTIQMAVGMRLEKFIFEGVELKLDNTCNVFITMNPGYAGRQELPDNLKVLFRTVAMMVPDYGMIGEITLYSYGFVDARSLAEKIVHTYKLCSEQLSSQCHYDYGMRAVKTVLLAAGNLKLKYTSHDESILVLRAIVDVNLPKFLAHDVPLFNGIYSDLFPGIDLPQPDRIELIELLKANCDKRNLEATAWFVEKIIQIYEMILVRHGLMIVGESMSGKTQAYQTLADSLGDLFSMRRATMRESRVLYRIINPKALTMGQLYGSFDPISHEWSDGVLANTFREYALSQTTERKWIILDGPVDAVWIENMNTVLDDNKKLCLMSGEIVQMSPKMNMIFEPADLEQASPATVSRCGMIYMEPSQLGWRSFFESYKKYLKQKLLIEQFELVVELIEWLTQSIFDFIRLNCRTFVETSELHMFHSFQRMLSTMLEAEVHVSTVWLQCTLIFSLIWGMCPTLVSSSRKHFDIFLRKLFDGSIEANPKPKAFKLTKQQLFPDRGTVFDWIYDKRNNGTWISWIDLTVQTPIAPDAKVGELIIQSNEMCMQRFFLGCLLPREIPVLFVGPTGTGKSAIAFNYLISLAKEKFIQSAINFSARTSVLQTQEIVMSKLDRRRKGVYGPTMGKQCVLFVDDLSMPQKEPYGAQPPIELLRQWIDHGYWFDSKDTTMLYLVDILLIAAMIPPGGGSNVITPRLTRHMHIIGIDSFEDATMTKIFTSIMDWHFAKGFELNITTLGKVLVSATMDLYQSVIENFLPTPVKSHYTFSLRDFSRVIKGIVLVPPSRMKDPDKLMRLWVHEVYRVFYDRLIENEDQENLFKLVKNACYQHFRQPFDKLFAKFLEGDEKIVTNVHVLKLFFGNYMESDVDPRVYDEVTNQEDLQEKLEYYLTDYNVMTKSPMSLVLFRYAIEHVSRVSRILLQDDGHALLVGIGGSGRSSCAKLATSMCEYVLYQVEMTRTYGYSEWRDDVKALLLSAGGDGRRTVFLFGDNQIKNESFVEDINMILNTGDVPNLYASDEKAEILEKMINTTREGSGKKIESTPMALYNFFVERVKNNLHVVLTMSPIGNAFRNRVRMFPSLINCCTIDWYTAWPEDALERVASTFLKDLDISTELRAKSVEICKQFHTSVQTASDDYFLTQRRKNYVTPTSFLELIKSIYKLYGQKIKQITLQQNRYEVGLDKLDFAATQVEVMQEELHALQPKLLAQSQLSDKLMIRIEQDTVTVEAKKEVVAADEALANEAAAAAQAIKDDCESDLAEATPALEAALGALNILKPADIVIVKSMKSPPAGVRLVLEAVCVLKGVKPVSVQDPTTGATVDDYWAASIKMLGDMKFLENLKTFDKDNIPPANMKKIRDKYMNDRAFVPEAIKKSSTACEGLCRWVRAMEVYDRVIKVVAPKKAMLAEAEGELLAQLETLNAKRALLQEVSDKLQSLNDEFAECMREKKKLEDLIDHCMQKLDRAEKLLGGLGGEKMRWSAMAAALGENLRSMIGDVILASGMIAYLGAFTVEYRNRLVKIWYESCTTLKIPCDPDFGLLKILGEPVEVRAWMIFGLPADKFSIENGIIVKNANRWPLMIDPQGQANKWIKNMEKQNKLQIIKLSDFNYARVIELAIQSGCPILLENILEEIDAILEPVLTRYIYEQQGVMYMKFGENVIEYHTDFRFYITTHLRNPHYLPEVAVKVSLLNFMLTPQGLQDQLLGIVVAKDLPVLEEKKNQLIVEGANNKRILKEIEDKILEVLSTSEGNILEDETAVKILSSSKVLSAEIQAKQMAAMKTTLEIDKARNKYKPVSYHGATLFFCISELANIDPMYQYSLSWFIHLYTMAILNSEKAENLNGRIDNLNSYFTASIYRNICRSLFEKDKLLFSFVLCIGLMRAESKLDEDLWVFLLTGGIALKNPHKNPAPSWLTEKSWSEIVRATELTGLGAFQSSLENNISEWKTFYDLTNPQDYAFPAPFANEGKTLKKLVILRCIRPDKIVFAVQAFIVEHMGQSFIEPPPFDLQDSYNDSSNISPLVFILSPGSDPMTGLIKFAEDRGIQKKNLMTISLGQGQGPIATGMISKGIKSGEWVVLQNCHLADSWMKELDRICDEIIIPENTHPKFRIWLTSYPSKAFPVSILQNGVKMTNEAPKGLKQNLLRSYLNDPISDTKFFQNCYRLVEWRILLFSLCFFHAVIQERRKFGPLGWNIPYEFNESDLRISILQLQMFLNDYEEVPFDALLYLTGECNYGGRVTDDKDRRLLNSLLNNYYCAAVLEDPGYSFSASGIYRLPRDMDMAGCLEYISSLPINQLPEVYGLHANADITKDNKETMQLLHGVLLTQTQINGGSRETDADEIVVKLAETILSSMPPQFDVEFVAQKYPVLYTNSMNTVLRQEVIRFNRLTEVIKSTLTNVQKAVKGQVVMSPSLEEVYTNMNLSRVPICWNKRSYPSLKPLGSYVTDLLARLEFLETWIQNNVPTVFWLSGFFFTQSFLTGVLQNFARKHKIPIDHLDFEFQVTKFETITDKPPPYGVYTRGLYLEGARWDRKLMVLNESLPKIMFDIVPIIWLMPGIKSNFKELPVYHCPVYKTSARRGELATTGHSSNFVMYILFASIHSEAHWINRGVASLCQLDD; encoded by the exons ATGCTAGAACTTGATTGTACGAAATTAAATCAAACCATCAGGTGTATTTTACATAGTCTTCGCACAGAGATATGTAATCATTTTTACACAGAGCTACGAGTTAACAATCAAGAGCTGTGCACTATATTCGAAGAAATATCTGACAAAGTTTCAGAAATGCCAGAGACCACGCAGGAAGTTATCTATTTATATAACTATTTGACAGAGAGCCGAGATAACACTATGTTTAACCTCAGAAGCAAATCCGCTCATTCTGTGGAATTGATATTGTTTCTCATTGATTATCAACCTCCAACAAATGAGGAAATTCTCTTGAATACGAGAACCCTCACATGGCCCAAGGACATGGAAACGGTAATGGAGTTGGCTAATACCAGATTGAACCTCAGAAAGGAATTCGTCGAAAGTGTACTTCGAATAAGAAGAGATAATTTTGAGACACGTATACAATATCTCCAGACTGCGGTAGATCAATTCAAGAAAAAGGACCCGCCTGTGCTGACCATGGAAGAAATGGAAGCTGGGGCTGAAGAAATTGCAGAAATATCAAAGCAGATCGCAGATATTAGAAAAGAGGCCGAAGAAATCAACAGGGAAGAAGCTCTTTTAGACATGGAGCTCAGTCCTTACATGATACTTTTGACAATGAGTTCGACAGTTGATATATTCAATAATCTTTGGCAAATTATTACTCTTTTCCATAAAAACTACGAAAAGTGGTACTACGGCCCTTTCAGGAATGTTAATGCCGAGGAGGTCCGAGATGAAACAGAGAATACGTGGAGAACATTATACAAGCTGTCAAGACTTTTGTCTGATACTCCCGGAGCAAGGCGAATTGCGGAGATAGTCAAAGgcaaagtagaaaaattcCGACAGTTTATACCACTATTACAAACAATATGTAATCCTGGCTTACAAAAACGCCATTGGGAGCAGATTAGCCAAGTTATTGGAATAGAGATAATTCCAAGAGAATCGAGCAGCTTAGGAGACATGGTTGATTTTGGATTACCTGTGTACATAGGCCGCTTGGAAGAAATATCCATGTCTGCAACTAAGGAAtatgaacttgaaaaaaatttgcgcaaGATGCAAGAGGAATGGGCTGAAGTTTATTTTGAATTAGCTCCATACCGTGAGACAGGAGTGCACATTTTGTCTGTAGTTGATGATATACAGATGCTACTGGATGATCACATATTGAAAGCTCAAACGATGCGAGGCTCTCCATACGTTAAGGCATTTGAATACGCTATGCAAGAGTGGGAAGAAAAGCTGATGTCAATGCAAGATATTATTGATCAATGGTTGTATTATCAGTCTACTTGGATGTACCTCGAGCCTATATTCAGCAGTGAGGACATTATGCGTCAAATGCCAACAGAAGCTAAGAACTTTCGAGTGGTAGACAAAATCTGGCGTCAAATAATGAATTATGTTATTAACGACAGAAAAGTCACTGTGGCCACATCGATGCCAGACATGTTGAAACAGTTCAAGTCAGGGAATGCTCTGCTTGATGATATCCAAAAACGTTTGAATGACtatttggagaaaaagagacTGTTTTtcccccgattttttttcttatcaaacgACGAATTACTGGAAATATTATCAGAGACAAAAGACCCCGAAAGAGTTCAGCCAcacttgaaaaaatgtttcgaaGGTATCTCTATGCTGCGTTTTACAAAAGAGCAAGAGATCATTGGGATGGTATCAAATGAAGAGGAATATGTTCCTATGagcatgaaaattttcccagcCGATGCAAAGGGTTTGGTCGAAAAGTGGCTCTCTCAAGTAGAGAAATTCATGAAAGTATCCCTTCGTGATGTTGCTCAAGACAGCATAGCTGCGTATTTTAACACTGCTCGTGAGGATTGGATTGTGTCTTGGCCTGGTCAAATAGTAATTTGCAGCAGCCAAGTTCATTGGACGAGCGAAGTATGTGAATCCTTTGTGGGAAATTCTGTTAGAGTTTATCTAGCCCACTGCAGTTCTCAAATTGACAAAACAGTGGCTTTAGTCCGTGGAAAATTGGATCCCGGCAAACGAGTTACGCTAAATGCTCTTATCGTCATTGACGTACATGCCAGGGATGTGGTGAAGTTATTGTGTGAGAAACAAGTCACCGTTGCCACAGACTTTAATTGGATATCCCAATTGCGCTATTATTGGCTGGATGATACCATAGTTGTTTCGATGATTACAACAGAAGTTGCCTATGCATATGAATATTTAGGGAATTCGCCACGCTTGGTGATCACACCCTTGACAGATAGATGCTACCGTACTTTAATGAGTGCTCTCAAATTAAATCTAGGCGGAGCACCAGAAGGCCCCGCTGGTACCGGTAAGACTGAAACAACCAAAGATCTGGCAAAAGCAGTAGCCAAACAATGTGTTGTATTTAATTGCTCTGATGGCCTTGACTATAAAtcaatgggaaaatttttcaaaggccTTGCTCAATCTGGCGCATGGGCCTGTTTTGATGAGTTCAATCGAATTGAACTTGAAGTTCTGTCTGTTATAGCTCAACAAATTCTAACTATTCAAATGGCAGTTGGTATGCGTCTTGAAAAGTTTATATTCGAGGGTGTAGAATTGAAACTCGATAACACTTGCAATGTCTTCATTACAATGAATCCAGGCTACGCTGGGCGCCAAGAACTACCTGACAATCTCAAGGTGCTCTTTCGTACAGTAGCTATGATGGTTCCCGATTACGGTATGATTGGTGAAATCACTTTGTATTCATACGGATTTGTTGACGCTAGAAGTCTTGCTGAGAAGATTGTTCATACATACAAGTTGTGCTCGGAACAATTAAGCTCCCAGTGTCATTATGATTATGGAATGCGAGCGGTAAAAACAGTGCTACTGGCCGCTGGCAATCTAAAACTCAAATATACATCGCATGATGAATCAATTCTAGTTTTAAGAGCTATCGTTGAtgtaaatctgccaaaattcCTGGCGCATGATGTACCATTGTTTAATGGTATTTATAGCGATTTATTCCCTGGCATCGACTTGCCTCAACCGGATCGTATTGAACTTATAGAACTGCTGAAAGCCAACTGTGATAAACGGAATTTGGAGGCAACAGCTTggtttgtggaaaaaattattcagatcTATGAGATGATACTGGTGAGACATGGCTTGATGATAGTCGGTGAATCAATGAGCGGAAAAACGCAGGCTTATCAGACACTGGCGGATTCATTGGGGGATCTCTTCTCAATGAGACGTGCGACCATGCGAGAATCCAGAGTACTGTACCGAATTATCAACCCTAAGGCATTAACGATGGGGCAATTGTACGGCAGTTTTGATCCAATATCGCATGAGTGGAGCGACGGCGTTTTAGCTAATACATTCAGAGAATATGCACTGTCCCAGACTACGGAGAGGAAATGGATTATATTGGATGGTCCGGTAGATGCAGTCTGGATAGAAAATATGAACACTGTATTGGACGATAACAAAAAGTTGTGTCTTATGTCCGGTGAAATCGTTCAGATGTCGCCAAAAATGAATATGATATTTGAGCCAGCTGACTTGGAGCAAGCATCACCAGCAACTGTCAGCAGATGTGGAATGATATACATGGAGCCATCACAACTTGGCTGGCGTTCGTTCTTCGAATCatacaaaaaatatctgaagCAAAAATTGCTGATAGAGCAATTCGAGCTCGTAGTAGAACTGATAGAATGGCTTACCCAATCGATTTTTGACTTCATAAGACTTAATTGCAGGACATTCGTCGAAACTTCTGAACTACACATGTTCCAT TCATTCCAAAGAATGCTGAGCACGATGCTCGAAGCAGAAGTACATGTTAGCACAGTGTGGCTGCAATGTACACTAATCTTCAGCTTGATATGGGGAATGTGTCCAACACTTGTCAGTAGTAGCCGAAAAcactttgacatttttttacgCAAACTATTCGACGGAAGTATAGAAGCAAATCCTAAGCCAAAAGCTTTCAAACTGACAAAACAACAACTTTTCCCAGACAGGGGAACAGTTTTTGATTGGATCTACGATAAACGAAATAATGGTACCTGGATTTCATGGATAGATTTGACAGTACAG ACGCCGATTGCACCTGATGCAAAAGTTGGGGAATTAATCATTCAAAGCAATGAAATGTGTATGCAACGTTTTTTTCTGGGATGCCTGTTACCAAGGGAGATTCCAGTTCTATTTGTTGGCCCCACCGGAACTGGAAAATCTGCTATAGCATTCAACTACCTGATATCACTGGCTAAAGAGAAGTTCATTCAAAGTGCTATAAACTTCAGCGCTCGAACCAGTGTTCTTCAAACCCAAGAAATTGTCATGTCTAAACTGGACAGACGAAGAAAAGGAGTTTATGGCCCCACAATGGGAAAGCAATGTGTATTATTCGTGGATGATCTGAGTATGCCCCAAAAAGAACCGTACGGAGCACAACCACCTATAGAGTTGTTGAGGCAATGGATTGATCATGGATATTGGTTTGATTCCAAAGATACAACAATGCTTTATCTCGTTGATATTTTGCTGATAGCAGCTATGATACCACCAGGTGGTGGATCTAATGTGATAACGCCACGTCTTACTCGCCACATGCATATCATTGGTATAGATTCATTCGAAGATGCGACAATGACGAAAATATTCACTTCAATTATGGATTGGCACTTTGCCAAAGGCTTTGAATTGAACATCACGACACTTGGCAAAGTGTTAGTTTCGGCGACTATGGATCTTTACCAAAGtgtgatagaaaattttctaccaacGCCAGTAAAGAGTCATTACACATTCAGCTTGCGTGACTTCAGTCGTGTGATCAAAGGAATTGTTCTTGTACCTCCTTCACGTATGAAAGATCCCGATAAATTAATGAGACTGTGGGTTCATGAGGTTTATCGAGTATTCTATGATCGTCTCATTGAGAATGAAGATCAAGAGAATCTATTTAAATTAGTAAAAAATGCATGCTACCAGCACTTCAGACAGCCGTTCGATAAGTTGTTTGCTAAATTCTTAGAGGGAGACGAAAAGATTGTAACGAATGTACATgtcctgaaattattttttggaaattaCATGGAGTCGGATGTAGACCCAAGAGTCTATGACGAAGTGACAAACCAAGAAGACTTACAAGAAAAACTAGAATATTACTTAACTGACTATAATGTTATGACAAAGTCTCCAATGTCCTTAGTGCTATTCAGATATGCCATTGAACATGTGTCCAGAGTTTCACGTATACTTCTCCAAGACGATGGACACGCACTGcttgttggaattggtggatcTGGTCGGAGTTCATGTGCCAAACTGGCAACATCTATGTGTGAATATGTACTATATCAAGTTGAAATGACCAGAACCTATGGGTATTCGGAATGGCGGGACGATGTAAAGGCTCTTTTATTGAGCGCCGGTGGTGATGGACGTAGGACTGTTTTTCTATTTGGAGACAACCAAATAAAAAACGAGTCTTTTGTTGAAGATATTAATATGATACTGAACACAGGTGATGTGCCAAACTTGTACGCGTCAGATGAAAAGGCTGAGATTCTTGAAAAgatgataaacacaacgcggGAAGgtagtgggaaaaaaatagaatccaCGCCAATGgcgttgtataatttttttgtcgagagagtgaaaaataatcttcaTGTTGTCCTGACTATGTCACCTATTGGGAATGCTTTCAGAAACCGGGTGAGAATGTTTCCTTCGCTCATTAATTGTTGTACTATTGATTGGTATACTGCTTGGCCCGAAGATGCGCTCGAGAGGGTGGCTAGCACGTTTCTCAAAGATCTGGACATTTCAACTGAGCTTCGTGCCAAGTCTGTAGAGATTTGTAAACAATTTCACACAAGCGTGCAGACTGCTAGCGATGATTATTTCTTGACTCAGCGCAGGAAGAATTATGTCACTCCAACCAGTTTCCTCGAGCTCATCAAGTCTATATATAAATTGTATGGACAGAAAATTAAACAGATCACATTACAGCAAAATAGGTACGAGGTCGGCCTAGACAAGCTGGACTTCGCTGCTACGCAAGTAGAGGTGATGCAAGAAGAGCTACATGCTCTACAACCAAAACTCTTAGCCCAGTCGCAACTAAGCGATAAGTTGATGATTAGAATAGAACAAGACACGGTCACAGTTGAAGCTAAGAAAGAGGTAGTTGCCGCTGACGAAGCCCTAGCTAATGAAGCGGCGGCCGCGGCTCAAGCCATTAAAGATGATTGTGAAAGTGATTTGGCCGAAGCAACTCCGGCTCTGGAGGCAGCTTTAGGTGCTTTGAACATACTCAAACCAGCAGATATTGTTATTGTCAAGTCCATGAAGAGCCCCCCAGCTGGAGTAAGGCTAGTTCTAGAAGCAGTATGTGTACTCAAGGGAGTTAAGCCAGTATCTGTGCAAGATCCAACAACTGGAGCCACGGTCGACGATTATTGGGCAGCCTCCATAAAAATGCTTGGCGACATGAAgtttcttgaaaatttgaaaaccttTGACAAGGATAACATTCCTCCGGctaacatgaaaaaaattcgagacaaGTACATGAATGACAGGGCTTTTGTTCCAGAGGCAATCAAAAAGTCATCCACTGCTTGCGAGGGATTGTGCAGGTGGGTGCGTGCGATGGAAGTATATGACAGAGTCATTAAGGTGGTCGCACCAAAAAAGGCTATGCTTGCTGAAGCTGAAGGAGAGCTGCTGGCACAGCTCGAAACATTGAATGCCAAACGAGCCTTACTCCAAGAAGTATCGGATAAACTCCAATCACTGAATGATGAGTTTGCAGAATgtatgcgagaaaaaaaaaagctcgaagaTCTAATCGACCATTGCATGCAAAAGTTGGATAGGGCTGAAAAACTCTTGGGTGGTCTTGGCGGGGAGAAGATGAGGTGGAGTGCAATGGCTGCTGCTCTTGGTGAAAATCTTAGGAGCATGATAGGTGATGTGATACTTGCTTCGGGCATGATCGCCTATCTAGGAGCTTTCACTGTTGAATATCGAAATCGGCTGGTCAAAATATGGTACGAATCTTGTACAACACTGAAAATTCCTTGCGATCCCGACTTTGGACTACTAAAAATACTTGGAGAACCAGTTGAAGTCAGAGCATGGATGATCTTTGGACTACCAGCTGATAAATTCTCCATAGAAAATGGTATAATAGTCAAAAATGCTAATAGATGGCCACTAATGATCGACCCTCAGGGCCAAGCCAATaagtggataaaaaatatggagAAGCAGAATAAATTACAGATTATCAAATTAAGTGATTTTAATTATGCTAGAGTTATTGAGCTGGCTATCCAATCGGGGTGTccaattttattggaaaacataCTTGAAGAGATTGATGCCATTCTAGAGCCGGTGCTAACAAGATATATTTACGAACAACAGGGTGTCATGTATATGAAATTCGGAGAAAATGTAATTGAGTACCATACAGATTTTAGATTTTATATAACTACTCATCTTCGAAACCCGCATTATTTGCCTGAAGTAGCGGTCAAGGTGAGTCTCCTGAATTTTATGTTGACGCCGCAAGGTCTTCAGGACCAGTTACTCGGTATTGTTGTTGCCAAAGATTTGCCTGtacttgaagagaaaaaaaatcaattgatcGTTGAAGGAGCCAACAATAAACGCATCctcaaagaaattgaagataaaATCCTTGAAGTTCTCTCCACCTCAGAAGGGAACATCTTGGAGGATGAGACGGctgtaaaaattttgtcgTCGTCGAAGGTTCTTTCTGCGGAAATACAAGCAAAGCAGATGGCTGCAATGAAAACAACTCTAGAAATTGATAAAGCTCGCAACAAATATAAACCTGTATCGTATCACGGAGCAACTTTGTTCTTCTGCATCTCTGAATTGGCCAATATTGACCCCATGTACCAGTACTCACTGTCCTGGTTTATTCATTTGTACACAATGGCAATACTAAATAGtgaaaaagcagaaaattTGAATGGACGTATAGATAATTTAAATTCGTATTTTACAGCGAGTATATATAGGAACATTTGTCGGTCTCTGTtcgaaaaagataaattattattctcttttgTGCTGTGTATCGGTCTTATGCGAGCCGAGAGTAAATTGGATGAAGACCTTTGGGTATTTTTATTAACTGGTGGGATTGCATTGAAAAATCCACATAAAAATCCAGCTCCGTCCTGGCTAACGGAAAAATCTTGGTCTGAAATAGTGAGAGCCACAGAGCTGACTGGGCTTGGTGCGTTCCAATCATCGCTCGAGAATAACATATCAGAGTGGAAGACATTTTATGACCTTACAAATCCGCAAGACTACGCCTTCCCAGCTCCCTTTGCAAATGAAGGGAAGACCCTGAAGAaacttgtaattttgagaTGCATAAGACCGGATAAAATTGTATTCGCTGTTCAGGCATTTATTGTAGAGCACATGGGTCAGTCATTCATTGAACCACCACCATTTGATCTGCAAGATTCATACAACGATTCCAGCAACATTTCTCCCCTGGTATTTATTCTATCCCCTGGATCCGACCCAATGACTGGACTGATAAAGTTTGCGGAAGACAGAGGTATCCAGAAAAAGAATCTCATGACTATTTCATTAGGCCAGGGTCAAGGTCCGATTGCCACAGGTATGATAAGCAAAGGAATCAAAAGTGGTGAATGGGTTGTTCTACAAAATTGTCACCTTGCTGATAGTTGGATGAAAGAATTAGATAGAATCTGCGATGAAATCATAATTCCTGAGAACACACATCCCAAATTTCGAATATGGCTCACGAGTTATCCTTCCAAAGCATTTCCAGTTTCCATCCTGCAAAATGGTGTCAAGATGACCAACGAAGCGCCAAAGGGTCTCAAGCAAAATTTGCTCCGAAGCTATCTCAATGATCCCATTTCagatacgaaattttttcaaaattgctaCAGACTGGTCGAATGGCGGATTCTACTATTCTCACTCTGTTTCTTTCATGCTGTAATTCAGGAAAGACGAAAATTCGGACCCCTTGGCTGGAACATTCCTTACGAATTTAACGAATCAGACTTGAGGATTAGTATATTGCAGTTACAG ATGTTTCTGAATGACTACGAGGAAGTTCCGTTTGATGCTTTGCTTTACCTGACAGGCGAGTGTAATTATGGAGGTCGTGTCACTGATGACAAAGATCGGCGCTTGCTCAACTCCTTgctcaataattattactgtGCGGCGGTGCTAGAAGATCCTGG CTACTCATTCTCAGCAAGTGGGATTTACCGTCTACCACGTGATATGGATATGGCTGGGTGCTTGGAATACATCAGCAGTCTACCAATTAATCAATTACCTGAAGTATATGGACTGCATGCGAATGCAGACATTACCAAAGATAATAAGGAAACAATGCAGCTACTTCACGGAGTTCTGCTCACCCAGACCCAAATCAATGGTGGATCAAGGGAGACTGACGCTGATGAAATAGTTGTTAAGCTTGCTGAAACGATTTTATCATCAATGCCACCCCAGTTTGATGTAGAATTTGTCGCACAAAAATATCCTGTTCTTTACACAAACAGTATGAACACTGTTCTTCGACAAGAAGTTATCAGATTTAATAGACTTACAGAAGTAATCAAAAGTACATTGACAAATGTCCAGAAAGCTGTAAAAGGACAGGTGGTGATGTCACCCTCATTGGAAGAAGTATATACTAACATGAATTTGTCTAGAGTTCCAATCTGTTGGAATAAAAGATCATACCCATCTTTGAAACCTTTGGGGAGTTACGTGACTGACTTGCTTGCACGTTTGGAATTCTTGGAAACATGGATCCAGAACAATGTTCCCACTGTATTTTGGTTGTCTGGCTTTTTCTTCACTCAATCGTTTCTTACTGGAGTTCTGCAGAACTTTGCCCGAAAGCACAAAATACCTATTGATCACCTGGATTTTGAATTCCAGGTcacaaaatttgaaacaatcaCGGATAAGCCACCTCCGTATGGCGTTTACACCAGG GGCCTGTACCTAGAAGGTGCTCGGTGGGACAGAAAGCTGATGGTGTTGAATGAATCGCTGCCAAAAATAATGTTCGACATTGTACCTATAATATGGCTAATGCCGGGTATAAAGTCCAATTTCAAAGAACTTCCAGTCTATCATTGCCCTGTGTATAAGACCAGTGCCCGACGAGGAGAGTTAGCTACTACAGGACACTCTTCCAATTttgttatgtatattttattcgcatCTATTCATTCAGAGGCTCACTGGATTAATCGTGGAGTTGCATCGCTTTGCCAACTGGATGACTAG